One Brassica napus cultivar Da-Ae chromosome C4, Da-Ae, whole genome shotgun sequence genomic region harbors:
- the LOC106435494 gene encoding pre-mRNA splicing factor SR-like 1 isoform X1 gives MAEIQTNGRAYESLLEKVLSMNIVSSDYFKELYGLKTYHEVIDEIYNQVSHVEPWMGGNCRGPSTAYCLLYKFFTMKLTVKQMHGLLKHTDSPYIRAVGFLYLRYVADAKTLWTWYEPYIKDDEEFAPGSNGRTTTMGVYVRDLLLGLYYFDTLFPRIPVPVMRQIVSNLEKLNLPTKPSGSTGDMSRGSEDTARRPPSVKASLSVSFGQRAPHRASTRGSSPVRRPPPSGYDRNERDEPQRRSPRRSQSRDYYSDRDSDRQRERGKDRERDRYRERERDYGNDRRSRRDYESRSRRSDYEDDRSRHDRRSRSRSRSRSRSVQIEREPTPKRDHGNKEKAAATVNSNLAKLKDLYGDASNHKGGEEGYGTRRDSSSEEVIKLGGSSWR, from the exons ATGGCGGAGATACAGACTAATGGAAGAGCATACGAGTCACTCTTGGAGAAGGTTCTTTCGATGAACATTGTCTCTTCTGACTATTTCAAAGAGCTTTATGGTCTCAAGACTTATCATGAGGTCATTGATGAAATCTACAACCAAGTTAGCCATGTGGAGCCGTGGATGGGTGGAAACTGCCGTGGTCCTTCCACAGCTTACTGTCTTCTGTACAAATTCTTCACCATGAAACTCACAGTCAAGCAGATGCATGGCCTGTTGAAGCACACTGATTCTCCTTATATCAGAGCG GTGGGATTCTTATATTTAAGATATGTTGCAGATGCAAAGACGTTGTGGACATGGTATGAACCATACATTAAAGATGATGAG GAGTTTGCACCAGGATCAAATGGACGGACGACGACCATGGGTGTTTACGTACGTGATTTGCTGCTTGGCCTG TATTACTTTGATACATTGTTTCCACGTATTCCGGTTCCTGTGATGCGTCAGATAGTATCAAACCTAGAGAAGTTGAATTTACCAACAAAACCATCTGGTTCAACGGGAGACATGTCCCGTGGCTCTGAAGACACTGCCCGTCGTCCACCATCAGTAAAAGCATCCCTCTCTGTTTCATTTGGGCAGCGTGCACCTCACCGTGCCTCCACCAGAGGCTCCTCTCCTGTTCGCCGTCCTCCACCTTCTGGTTATGACAGAAACGAAAGGGATGAACCGCAGCGTCGGTCCCCACGGAGGAGCCAGAGCCGAGACTATTATTCGGACAGGGACTCAGATAGACAGCGGGAGAGAGGGAAGGACAGAGAGAGGGACAGATACAGAGAAAGGGAGAGGGATTATGGTAATGATAGGAGATCAAGGCGTGACTATGAAAGCAGAAGCAGACGCAGTGATTACGAGGATGATAGAAGCAGACACGACCGTAGAAGCAGGAGCAGAAGCAGGAGTAGGAGCAGGAGTGTGCAAATTGAGCGTGAACCAACTCCTAAAAGAGACCATGGCAACAAGGAGAAAGCAGCTGCGACTGTTAACAGCAACCTCGCAAAGCTAAAAGATTTATATGGAGACGCGAGTAATCATAAAGGAGGGGAAGAAGGATATGGAACAAGGAGGGATTCAAGTTCAGAAGAAGTGATCAAGCTTGGTGGTTCCTCTTGGAggtga
- the LOC106435498 gene encoding helicase sen1 — MNNLLIERRRDMEKKEKSSLAERLFSLSIKDILNRDLYKHQIKPIPDRFRSAEEYRRCFVPHLLEETRTELSSSFKSLSRSPVFEIHSVEIKEGSGSSSNSVYEITLKNTGTINATYQPKCGDVIALTKERPRRIDDLNPLHLAYVFFSDGDLTVFVRSARAIPSLHEYPILPYKQNGHLIRFGVFLMNTTTNIRIWNALHNEDPSSTLIQSVLQENSLASTEQCLCNRTDVASSDYARVSPVIRSATLNRSQEDAVLGCIKSRNCSHETSAKLIWGPPGTGKTKTVATLLFSLLKLTCRTVVCAPTNTAIVEVASRLLSLFKETSSSEHPTYGLGNVVLSGNRDRMGIKKNHPLLDVFLDERVVKLGHLFPPSFSGWKHRLESLINFLENTETKYERHVHELKEAERMKEETEKKKKQEVERMKEETEKKTKQEVERMKEETEKKTTKQEVERMKEETEKKKKQEAVHIPTFGEFVREKFNASSEELKTDMVDLYTHLPKSYISSEQVKYMIAAQQALDRVRDFLQENSSKSDFNKGSFKFDYFNRLISADCLQALRLLPARFEIPYLLESKNIGAFCLQSAHIIFCTASGAAEMSAERTGSVDLLVVDEAAQLKECESVAALQLSGLRHAVLIGDELQLPAMVQSEICEKAKFGRSLFERLVLLGHNKHLLNVQYRMHPSISRFPNNEFYGGMITDAEVVQEIIYQKRFLLGNMFGSFSFINVGRGKEEFGDGHSPKNMVEVAVIAEIISSLFKVSSERRMKVNVGVISPYKGQVRAIQERVSSLPSGQLLTLNVRSVDGFQGGEEDIIIISTVRSNGNGKVGFLSNRQRANVALTRARHCLWVVGNETTLALSDSIWGKLISESRSRGCFFEAADEKNLRDAMNEALLEDVSSSFGTLSIGRNRGRGGW, encoded by the exons ATGAACAATCTTCTTATAGAAAGACGAAGGGACATGGAAAAGAAGGAGAAAAGCAGTCTTGCCGAGAGATTATTTTCTTTGTCTATCAAAGATATTCTCAATAGAGATCTCTACAAGCATCAG atAAAGCCAATACCGGACAGGTTTAGATCCGCTGAAGAGTACCGTCGGTGTTTCGTTCCTCATCTACTCGAGGAAACGCGAACTGAGTTATCATCCAGCTTCAAATCCTTATCAAGATCTCCTGTTTTTGAAATTCATTCTGTGGAAATAAAGGAAGGAAGTGGAAGTTCATCAAACAGTGTTTACGAAataacactcaagaacacaggTACTATTAATGCAACGTACCAGCCAAAATGTGGAGATGTTATCGCTCTCACAAAGGAAAGGCCAAGACGAATTGATGACTTGAATCCTCTACACCTCGCCTACGTGTTCTTTTCTGATGGTGATCTTACCGTCTTTGTCCGTTCGGCTAGAGCTATACCTTCTCTCCATGAATACCCAATTCTCCCATACAAACAAAACGGCCACTTGATTCGTTTCGGCGTTTTTCTCATGAACACAACTACAAACATAAGAATTTGGAATGCTTTGCACAACGAAGATCCCAGTTCGACTCTAATCCAGAGTGTGTTGCAAGAAAATTCTTTG GCTTCTACAGAACAATGTCTTTGTAATCGAACTGATGTTGCTAGTTCTGATTATGCCCGTGTTTCGCCTGTAATCCGTTCAGCGACATTGAACCGTTCCCAAGAAGACGCAGTTTTGGGTTGCATCAAGTCAAGGAACTGTAGTCACGAAACGAGTGCGAAATTGATATGGGGACCTCCTGGTACAGGCAAAACAAAGACGGTCGCAACTCTTCTCTTTTCCCTTCTCAAGCTTACGTGCAGAACAGTTGTGTGTGCTCCTACAAACACAGCTATTGTAGAAGTAGCCTCAAGGCTCTTGTCCTTGTTCAAGGAAACTTCTTCATCAGAGCATCCAACTTACGGGCTGGGGAATGTTGTTTTATCTGGAAACCGAGACAGAATGGGGATAAAAAAGAATCATCCTCTTCTCGATGTGTTTCTTGATGAGCGCGTTGTTAAACTTGGTCACCTGTTTCCGCCATCATTTTCTGGATGGAAGCATAGACTAGAATCGCTGATCAATTTTCTTGAGAACACAGAGACCAAGTACGAGCGACATGTACATGAGTTGAAAGAAGCTGAACGAATGAAGGAAGAAactgaaaagaagaagaagcaagaagtTGAAAGAATGAAGGAAGAAACTGAAAAGAAAACGAAGCAAGAAGTTGAAAGAATGAAGGAAGAAACTGAAAAGAAGACGACGAAGCAAGAAGTTGAAAGAATGAAGGAAGAAactgaaaagaagaagaaacaagaagcTGTACACATTCCTACGTTTGGTGAGTTTGTAAGGGAGAAGTTTAATGCCTCAAGTGAAGAACTGAAGACGGATATGGTTGATTTGTACACGCATCTTCCCAAGTCGTACATTTCATCTGAGCAAGTGAAGTATATGATCGCAGCCCAGCAAGCTCTTGACCGTGTTCGTGACTTCTTGCAAGAGAATTCTTCTAAATCTGATTTCAACAAGGGAAGTTTCAAATTCGATTACTTCAACAGGCTCATCAGTGCTGATTGCCTTCAGGCTCTACGTTTACTTCCAGCACGTTTTGAGATTCCTTACTTGTTGGAAAGTAAAAACATTGGGGCATTTTGCCTGCAGAGCGCGCATATCATCTTCTGCACAGCGTCTGGTGCGGCGGAAATGAGTGCTGAGAGGACAGGGTCTGTAGACCTTCTTGTGGTTGACGAGGCAGCTCAGCTTAAAGAATGTGAATCTGTTGCTGCATTGCAACTTTCTGGTCTGCGTCACGCTGTTCTCATAGGAGATGAGCTTCAGTTACCGGCAATGGTTCAAAGCGAG ATTTGTGAAAAGGCAAAATTCGGAAGAAGCTTGTTTGAGAGGTTGGTTCTGCTTGGTCACAACAAGCATTTGCTTAACGTTCAGTACCGGATGCATCCTTCCATTAGCCGTTTCCCCAACAATGAGTTTTATGGTGGGATGATCACAGATGCTGAGGTTGTTCAAGAAATCATATATCAGAAGAGATTTCTTCTAGGAAACATGTTTGGTTCCTTCTCTTTTATCAACGTTGGTCGCGGTAAAGAAGAGTTCGGTGATGGACATAGCCCTAAGAACATGGTTGAAGTTGCTGTGATTGCTGAGATCATATCTAGTCTCTTCAAAG TTTCAAGTGAAAGAAGGATGAAGGTGAATGTTGGGGTGATTTCACCTTACAAGGGACAAGTCAGAGCCATCCAAGAGAGAGTCAGTTCCTTACCATCAGGTCAGCTTTTGACTCTGAATGTTCGATCTGTGGACGGGTTTCAAGGAGGAGAGGaagacatcatcatcatctcaacCGTTAGAAGTAACGGTAACGGCAAAGTGGGGTTTCTCAGCAACCGTCAGAGAGCAAACGTGGCACTGACTAGAGCAAGGCATTGTTTGTGGGTGGTTGGGAACGAGACGACTTTGGCACTAAGTGATTCGATATGGGGGAAGCTGATAAGCGAGTCAAGGTCACGTGGATGTTTCTTTGAAGCTGCTGATGAGAAGAATCTGAGAGATGCCATGAATGAGGCTTTGCTGGAAGATGTGTCTTCGAGTTTTGGAACTCTATCTATTGGGAGGAATAGGGGAAGAGGTGGttggtag
- the LOC106435495 gene encoding uncharacterized protein LOC106435495, producing the protein MDSLGLVQPLHKLSSTIFFSRQRRSPRVIPFSSSLKPLPSKRVNLSKPSTLTFALAESDSPKPLETSSKTLLLQLSKCFDLPSDYFQQLPSDLRLDLNDAAFDLSNGPIIDECGQELGETLLNLSRAWEQADTSTSRTLVKILPELESSLTNGAKSAFGRRLISAGRRFRGMGQYGQGELQKIAKAMITIGEVLSANASPASVGNESKSNTRMFKFGELQVAVSPEKAYAGAAIAFVFGILSWQISQGIQSTPESSLQYANDNALLLAKSLRGTLLATFYASAVLSGFTTAGLLLLAKQLSSEKDSS; encoded by the exons ATGGATTCTCTTGGTCTGGTTCAGCCTCTCCACAAACTCTCATCCACCATCTTCTTTTCACGGCAGCGAAGAAGTCCTCGTGTGATTCCTTTCTCATCCTCCCTGAAACCGTTACCCTCGAAAAGAGTCAATCTTTCGAAACCCTCTACCCTCACATTTGCTCTTGCTGAATCAGATTCTCCTAAACCTTTAGAAACAAGCTCGAAAACTCTTCTCCTACAACTCTCT AAGTGTTTCGATCTTCCATCAGATTACTTCCAGCAGCTACCAAGTGATCTTCGTCTCGAT TTAAATGATGCTGCTTTTGATCTCTCCAATGGACCCATCATCGATGAG TGTGGTCAAGAGCTTGGGGAGACGTTACTGAATCTGTCCCGTGCTTGGGAACAAGCTGACACATCAACCTCTCGTACTTTAGTGAAGATACTTCCCGAATTGGAATCTTCATTGACAAATGGTGCCAAATCAG CCTTTGGGAGGCGTCTGATATCTGCGGGAAGAAGGTTCAGGGGAATGGGACAGTATGGTCAAGGTGAATTACAGAAG ATTGCTAAAGCGATGATTACAATTGGAGAGGTTCTATCTGCAAACGCATCACCTGCCTCAGTTGGTAATGAATCCAAGTCAAACACGAGGATGTTTAAG TTTGGGGAGCTTCAGGTTGCTGTGAGTCCAGAGAAAGCATACGCTGGAGCTGCCATTGCATTTGTGTTTGG GATACTTTCATGGCAAATCAGTCAGGGAATCCAAAGCACACCAGAGAGCTCATTGCAGTATGCTAATGACAATGCGTTGCTACTCGCAAAG TCTCTAAGAGGGACTCTTCTAGCTACGTTTTATGCGTCAGCCGTCTTGTCAGGCTTCACAACAGCTGGGCTCCTCCTTCTCGCTAAGCAGCTTTCATCAGAGAAAGACTCATCATAA
- the LOC125586083 gene encoding meiosis-specific protein ASY2-like: MTLSQRLLVDDAHRVTRDEDADRVEVGSSDVSGSEDRGRDQGDTATGSERGDTDESDRSPTPSRQVRERVCFDQIDCRPTVYHPGGIFEELAPLPPGMLRDPRAQSWGNVFGSSASHHTVRDLLRASGGAGVTYIIPSAKQCPWSPPVGYQCVYESYFGDHTKLWFLIPRLVMSYAFRRDFAISQLLNGSLRIAIMLMVMAAEMDISMSVRVFEGLTFTKAEPNGIFSVKMCSNYNVLTGHPNKTHDWQRAYFFVESAEHAFEEPSGDDYRVLWNRQLVRHPNTIAYPEKFFESAQAIAAHSHLRWPDLSREWIRRQQARIARVDWGSRLPCVLGPRKSRLPLFTRKQQKLLDKAREMDGVPDLSALWWNLPRRGLQRRSLQRGGPYCNRSGGTAETSASSPKKKKKTKRTKVRATDEVPPKESAPLDATSEGSKSKKKMDGRKRSRGGAEGQEAVLVRATSDGHPRKRTKRSVEAEPRPSTSDANAADVAIVDTVGEASGTPGKLSEERRKTCSREGGSGGELARSTPDSSARKRSGSESSVAKRKRIEFPDHVEFSYNETTPLILNPLRCAELTRHIRGGTKEMPQLEDLYFRNEYIDVASSRARSDGSMNFLVEKYDSALKQTMIQLGSSEKLAQARLKAIERVRAEHKKANEKAAKEKEVLRVRFEELEGKLKSACTAKKEFARENTRLEQATAILEKEKTEVLEERNAAVEKLIRERQRLRDFRGLEVTRERERVKAAMTEKANRCFGHVRDHLTRLDAFGKAKNLYGQASGTRKCLEMIKASGTEIPQEMIDVFAEQEKLYEAEATRFCVGLLSDIDLTLSLLVLPSRFVEDRYRASFDPYGSNVDLFGPGTVSQLITSL; this comes from the exons ATGACTCTATCTCAGCGTCTTTTGGTCGATGATGCTCATAGGGTGACTCGTGATGAAGATGCTGATCGTGTTGAAGTCGGGAGCAGTGATGTGAGCGGAAGCGAGGATAGAGGGAGAGATCAAGGCGATACCGCGACTGGCTCCGAACGTGGCGACACTGATGAGTCTGATCGGTCTCCGACTCCTTCGAGACAGGTCCGCGAGAGAGTTTGTTTCGACCAGATAGACTGTCGCCCAACTGTTTACCATCCTGGTGGGATCTTCGAAGAGCTTGCTCCGCTGCCACCCGGAATGCTACGGGACCCGCGGGCTCAGTCGTGGGGGAACGTGTTTGGATCTTCTGCTTCTCATCATACCGTGAGGGATCTGTTAAGGGCGAGCGGTGGTGCCGGCGTTACTTACATCATCCCGTCTGCCAAGCAGTGTCCCTGGTCGCCTCCGGTCGGTTACCAATGTGTGTATGAGTCCTATTTTGGGGATCATACGAAGCTATGGTTCCTGATTCCCCGGTTAGTGATGTCCTACGCATTCCGCCGAGACTTCGCCATCTCTCAACTTTTGAACGGGTCGCTGCGAATAGCCATCATGCTAATGGTAATGGCAGCTGAGATGGACATCTCGATGAGCGTGAGGGTCTTCGAGGGGTTGACTTTCACGAAGGCGGAGCCGAACGGAATCTTCTCGGTGAAAATGTGTTCGAACTACAATGTCTTGACCGGTCATCCAAATAAGACGCATGATTGGCAACGCGCGTATTTCTTCGTGGAGTCTGCTGAACATGCTTTCGAAGAGCCGTCGGGGGACGACTACCGCGTTCTGTGGAACCGGCAACTCG TTCGTCATCCGAATACGATCGCCTATCCCGAGAAGTTTTTCGAAAGTGCTCAAGCGATCGCGGCGCATAGTCATCTTCGTTGGCCGGATCTTAGTCGGGAGTGGATACGTCGCCAGCAAGCTAGGATCGCTAGAG TTGATTGGGGGTCAAGGCTTCCTTGCGTTCTCGGTCCCCGTAAATCGCGCCTCCCTTTGTTTACTCGCAAACAACAGAAACTTCTCGACAAAGCCAGAGAAATGGACGGGGTTCCGGATCTAAGCGCTCT GTGGTGGAACCTCCCCAGAAGGGGCCTCCAGAGAAGGAGCCTCCAGAGAGGAGGGCCCTATTGCAACCGATCAGGGGGGACGGCAGAGACTTCTGCTTCTagtcccaagaagaagaaaaagaccaAAAGGACTAAGGTGAGAGCGACTGACGAGGTTCCTCCCAAAGAGTCTGCTCCCCTTGATGCGACTTCCGAAGGTTCGAAGTCCAAAAAGAAGATGGATGGGAGAAAAAGGTCTCGTGGCGGGGCAGAAGGGCAAGAGGCCGTTTTAGTCAGGGCGACATCAGATGGTCACCCGAGGAAGAGGACTAAGAGGTCTGTTGAGGCAGAGCCCCGTCCTTCTACCTCCGACGCGAATGCTGCTGACGTGGCCATAGTTGACACTGTTGGGGAGGCCAGTGGTACTCCTGGAAAACTGTCAGAGGAAAGGAGGAAAACCTGCTCGCGAGAAGGAGGTTCTGGTGGTGAGCTCGCGAGGTCTACTCCAGACTCTTCTGCGAGAAAAAGGTCTGGATCTGAAAGTTCCGTAGcgaagagaaagaggattgaatTCCCTGATCACGTCGAGTTCTCTTACAACGAGACGACTCCCCTGATCCTTAATCCCCTTAGGTGCGCGGAGCTGACGCGTCATATTCGTGGTGggacgaaggagatgccgcaactGGAAGACCTTTACTTCAGGAATGAATACATCGATGTTGCTTCCTCGAGAGCGCGG AGTGACGGAAGCATGAACTTCCTTGTCGAGAAATACGACAGCGCCCTGAAGCAGACGATGATCCAGTTGGGATCTTCGGAGAAGCTCGCTCAAGCAAGATTGAAGGCCATTGAGAGGGTAAGGGCCGAGCATAAGAAGGCTAACGAGAAGGCTGCGAAGGAGAAAGAAGTTCTTCGGGTGAGGTTCGAAGAGCTGGAGGGTAAGCTCAAATCCGCCTGCAcagccaagaaagagtttgcCCGAGAGAACACTCGCCTGGAGCAAGCGACTGCGATCCTTGAAAAGGAGAAGACTGAGGTGCTTGAGGAAAGGAACGCTGCGGTTGAGAAATTGATCAGGGAGAGGCAACGCTTGAGAGACTTCCGGGGACTCGAGGTTACTCGTGAGAGGGAAAGGGTCAAAGCTGCTATGACCGAGAAGGCAAACCGCTGCTTTGGTCACGTGCGCGACCATTTAACTCGCTTGGATGCCTTTGGGAAAGCGAAGAATCTGTACGGTCAAGCTTCGGGGACGAGGAAGTGCCTCGAGATGATAAAGGCAAGTGGGACGGAGATTCCACAAGAAATGATCGACGTTTTTGCCGAGCAGGAGAAACTCTACGAGGCGGAGGCTACGAGATTCTGTGTAGGTCTGCTGTCTGATATCGACCTCACTCTTTCTCTGCTGGTTCTCCCTTCTCGTTTCGTCGAGGACAGGTATAGAGCGTCGTTTGATCCTTATGGATCGAACGTAGATTTGTTCGGACCAGGGACGGTTTCTCAGCTCATCACCTCGCTATAA
- the LOC106435496 gene encoding microsomal glutathione S-transferase 3-like, producing MAIGDVLPKEYGYVVIVVVLYCVLNFWMAFQVDGARKRYKVAYPTLYATESENKDAKLFNCVQRGHQNSLEMMPMYFLLMILGGMKHPCICAALGLLYNVSRFFYFKGYSTGDPMKRLTIGKYGFLAMLGLAVCTISFAITLLRA from the exons ATGGCGATTGGCGATGTTCTTCCGAAAGAGTACGGATATGTGGTCATCGTCGTCGTCCTCTACTGTGTACTCAATTTCTGGATGGCATTCCAAGTCGATGGAGCTCGCAAGAG GTACAAAGTTGCGTATCCAACACTATACGCAACCGAGTCTGAAAACAAAGATGCTAAGCTCTTCAACTGTGTTCAG AGAGGTCACCAGAACTCACTAGAGATGATGCCGATGTACTTCTTACTCATGATCCTTGGTGGGATGAAGCACCCTTGCATCTGTGCAGCCCTTGGCTTGCTCTACAACGTTAGCAGATTCTTCTACTTCAAAGGCTATTCCACTGGTGATCCTATGAAGCGCCTCACCATCGG GAAATATGGCTTCTTGGCAATGCTAGGTCTTGCCGTCTGCACAATCTCGTTTGCCATTACACTGCTTCGCGCCTGA
- the LOC106435494 gene encoding pre-mRNA splicing factor SR-like 1 isoform X2 → MGVYVRDLLLGLYYFDTLFPRIPVPVMRQIVSNLEKLNLPTKPSGSTGDMSRGSEDTARRPPSVKASLSVSFGQRAPHRASTRGSSPVRRPPPSGYDRNERDEPQRRSPRRSQSRDYYSDRDSDRQRERGKDRERDRYRERERDYGNDRRSRRDYESRSRRSDYEDDRSRHDRRSRSRSRSRSRSVQIEREPTPKRDHGNKEKAAATVNSNLAKLKDLYGDASNHKGGEEGYGTRRDSSSEEVIKLGGSSWR, encoded by the exons ATGGGTGTTTACGTACGTGATTTGCTGCTTGGCCTG TATTACTTTGATACATTGTTTCCACGTATTCCGGTTCCTGTGATGCGTCAGATAGTATCAAACCTAGAGAAGTTGAATTTACCAACAAAACCATCTGGTTCAACGGGAGACATGTCCCGTGGCTCTGAAGACACTGCCCGTCGTCCACCATCAGTAAAAGCATCCCTCTCTGTTTCATTTGGGCAGCGTGCACCTCACCGTGCCTCCACCAGAGGCTCCTCTCCTGTTCGCCGTCCTCCACCTTCTGGTTATGACAGAAACGAAAGGGATGAACCGCAGCGTCGGTCCCCACGGAGGAGCCAGAGCCGAGACTATTATTCGGACAGGGACTCAGATAGACAGCGGGAGAGAGGGAAGGACAGAGAGAGGGACAGATACAGAGAAAGGGAGAGGGATTATGGTAATGATAGGAGATCAAGGCGTGACTATGAAAGCAGAAGCAGACGCAGTGATTACGAGGATGATAGAAGCAGACACGACCGTAGAAGCAGGAGCAGAAGCAGGAGTAGGAGCAGGAGTGTGCAAATTGAGCGTGAACCAACTCCTAAAAGAGACCATGGCAACAAGGAGAAAGCAGCTGCGACTGTTAACAGCAACCTCGCAAAGCTAAAAGATTTATATGGAGACGCGAGTAATCATAAAGGAGGGGAAGAAGGATATGGAACAAGGAGGGATTCAAGTTCAGAAGAAGTGATCAAGCTTGGTGGTTCCTCTTGGAggtga